The segment ATTGGCGATCTTGCCATCATCGAGCGCGATCGCCGTCGAACCGACATGTACGTGGATGCCGAGTTCCTGAGCGAGCTCCGCTGCCGTCTTGACGACGATATCATTGGCTTCGTCGCGCAGCACCGCGCGCAGACCCGGCCGATCCTTCTGCACCGCTCCGGTCATTTCCGGCGTCTGCACATAGACCGCACCTTTTGCCGCTGCTTCGCGAACCAGCCGCGCCATGTCGGCGGCGTTCCTCACCGGATTGACACCGGAGCACATCTGAATGGCGGCGGCCTTGAAGGTCATTGTTCTCTCCCCATTTTGTCCGGCTCAGGCAGCAAGCAGCAGATCGAGCTTGCCCGCCTGGTCGAGCGCATGAATATCATCACATCCGCCGACATGCTCGCCATTGATGAAGATTTGCGGGAAGGTCGAACGACCCTTCGCCTTGGAAATCATCTCCTGGCGCAACTCGGGCGAATAGGTGGCGTTGTGTTCGACATAATCGACGCCCTTGGAGTCGAGCAGCGATTTTGCCCGGGTACAATAGCCACAGAATTCACGCGTATAAATGACGACGGATGCCATGATCCACTCCGAAAAAAGACAGGTTTACTGTCATATAGGATCGCCGACAGCCCTTGCAAAGGTTAAAACGGTTACGTCCGCCACGCCGGCTTTTTTCAACACGCGTGTCGCCGCGGTAACCGTGGCGCCGGTCGTATAGACGTCATCGACCAGCACGATCCGACGGCCGAAGACATCGCCAGCCCTGCCTTCCGGGATCGCGAAAGCGCCGCGCACATTGTCCTCGCGCGCCCTTGCCCCGAGGCCGACCTGCTGGGTCGTCCGCTTGGTGCGCAGCAATGTCGCCGCCAGCAGCGGTTTGCCCGAAAGCCGCGCCAAGTGGCGGGCAAGTTCCGCCGCCTGATTGTATTTGCGCGAAAAGAGCCGCGTCCGGTGTAGCGGCACCGGAATGATGGCGTCGCAGGCGGCAATCGTGCCGTCGCTGGCGCGCAGCATCCAGCCGGCCATCATCGGCGCCAGATCGGTGCGGTCGCGATATTTCAATCCAAGCACGAGATCGCGCACCACCCCGTCGTGAATGGCAGCCGAGCGCAGCCGATCGAACACGGGTGGATCGGCGATCGCCTCGGCGCTCAAAATCCCCGTGCCGAGATCATGGGAAAACGGGCTTCCCAGCACTTCGCAATAGGGCCGCTCGATGAATCGGATGCCGGACCAGCAGGCGGGGCAAAGGCTGCGATGCGCGCCCGTCAAGGTGCCGCAGCCGGCGCAAGCGGGCGGATAGATGAGATCGGCCAGTGCCGACCACGGCTTTATCAAGCCGGCCCGCAGCATCGATACCGTGATTTCGCGTCCCATCATCCCCATATGATTGACACTAGCTTTTTCCTGGCGCCTTTGCGAAGGAAAACCGCGTGGCCGCTATGCCCCATCAATGATTGCAGGAAACCGTCATGGAAATTGTCTTCGACCAATCGCTGCTCGCCGCCCGCAGGCGCCGCGCGCTTGCCCAGGGAGACCAGAAGGCGACCTTCCTGCTGGACATCGCCGCCCACGAGCTGGCCGAACGGCTTGCCGTCATCGAGCGACATTTCGACGAGGCAGTGGAACTGCACGGCGCAACCGGGATTGCCGCACGTGAGGCCTTCGCGACCGGCAAGATCGGTAGTATCAGGCGCCTCGAAAGCGAGGCCGGTTTCGCCGCGGCCGGCGAGGAATTGATCGAAGCCCCGTTGGAGGAGCTGCCGCTGGAAGCGGAATCGGTCAACCTCGTCCTGTCGCCGCTCAGCCTGCATCTCACCAACGATACACCCGGCGTCTTCATCCAGATCCGCCGCGCGCTGAAGGCCGATGGCCTGTTTCTGGCCGCGATCCCTGGCTCCGGCACACTGCAGGAATTGCGCGAGGTGCTGCTCGCAACCGAGATCGAGCTGACCGGCGGCGCGAGCCCGCGCGTCATCCCCTTTGCCGATGTTCGCGATGTCGGTGGCCTGCTTCAGCGTGCCGGTTTCACTTTGCCGGTCATCGACGCTGAGACGTATACGGTGCGCTACGACAATCTCTTCGCGTTGATGCGGGACCTGCGTGCCATGGGCATGACCAATCCGCTCGCCGATCGCAGCCGCAAGCCGCTGACGCGCGCTTTCTTCCTGCGCGCTGCCGAACTCTATGCCGAACGCTATTCCGATCCCGACGGGAGAATAAGGGCGACATTCTCGATCATCTATGTGTCCGGCTGGACGCCGCATGAAAGCCAGCAGAAACCGCTGCAACCCGGCTCAGCCAAAGCACGGCTTGCCGACGCGCTGAAGGTCGAAGAACACAAGCTGAAACAGTGAATGGATCGGACCCGGGTTCGCTGAGCTCAGTGAGCCGCGTCAATTAGCCGGCGAGTTCGTGACTGTGTCAGAGATGTAATTGAACATCGCTGACAGGCTGTTGCCGAAAGCGCCGACGCCGCTGATGATCGCTACCGACATCAACGCGGCGATCAGGCCATATTCGATGACCGTGGCACCGGTCTTGTCATGAAAAAAACGCTGTACGGTACGCATACGCTTCAAACTCCTAAAGCAATGCCGGGAAAAGTGCGAAGCGGTTTTCCCTTCGGAATTGCGTAAAAACAAAGGAACAGAGCGGGAAAGCATTCCGCTCCAGCATCTGAAAACGAGCGTATCCGGCGCCATCATGCACCCGATAGGCTTTACCAGTATAACAGTCAGCAGCCGCTGTCGGCGCCATAGCCTTGGATGATGCAGACCGAACCGGGCTCCTGCTGCAGCACGCTACGGCGGATCGTGTAACGCTTGCCGTTTTCCGTCTGCGGGATGGAGCCGGTGGTGATGTTGTCGAAATCAGGCGCGCTGGCGAGCACGCTGGACTTGGATTTGTCGGAAAGCATTGGCGTCAGGATAAGAGAAAGCGCAACCGCCGCCGTTCCGAACAGCAAGGCGATATTCAACGCGCCCGTCTTGCGCGACGAGGAATACGACTGCTCTTTTTCCTGAACAGCTTTCCAGAAATCGTCGTCCATAATGTCAAGCCTTCTTTAACGCCCACACCAACCGCTTGATTGAGCTCATTCAATGCCAGAAGGTCATAAACGATCCCTTAATATCCACATGCAAATTAAAGAGACCTAACACTCTGGGACAGTGCCCGATTCGGGTTACTGGGCTGATTCCAAATGGCTAATTTTTGTTAACCATATCTGCTGTCTGCGCCCCTGACGCGTTAAACATACGCGCGGCAGACGCCAAAGAGATCCAGCACATCATTCGACGCCAAATCCCTTTGGAGCTCACACGCAATGAAATAATTCTAATATGAAATACACCAATAAATTGATATTGATGTTTGCTCGCAATGATCTACTTTATGAAAATAGTATTATTATTAGTTGTAGAGGAGCTGATTTATGGCGGGTTGTTTAAAGTCGTCGGCGGCCTCGTTATAGCCCTAGCGGTCGTTGTAGCCATTTCGATGCTCGCCATCGGAGGCATCGGTGGCTTTTTCGCCGGACTGGTCGCTGCACTTCTAAACGCATTTCGCGGCGCCGCGATTTTTGCCTTTGGATTGATGCTCGAACATCTGGAGGCAATTCGCTGGGATTCGGCCAGACAGTCGGAAATGCTGAGGGAGTTGCTGCGGGGAGCATCGAAGGCGGATCCGTCTGGCAGAGATCCGAAAGCAAACAGCCTCGATCAACTTGAGAAATCGAAGTTCCGCTTCAGGGAAATCTGATCCTAAAGCAGATCCTGCAAGAACGGGATCAACGGCTCATCCGCCGGCGGCATCGGGTAGTCGCGCAGCGCCTGAGGTCGTACCCATTTGATCGCCTGGCCCTCCCGGCCATGCGGTATGCCTTCATAGCGACGGCAGATATAAAGCGGCATCAGCAGATGGAAGGTTTCGTAGGTATGGCTGGCGAATGTCAGCGGCGCAAGACAAGCGATCTTCGTCTGGATGCCAAGCTCTTCCTGAAGCTCGCGCACCAAAGTCTCTTCCGGCGTCTCGCCGGGCTCGACCTTGCCGCCCGGAAATTCCCATAGGCCGGCGAGCGATTTTCCCTCCGGCCGCTGCGCCAGAAGGATGCGGCCATCGGTGTCGATCAGCGCGCAGGCAGCGACCAGAATGATCTTGCGGCCGGCTTCGCTCATGCTTCACTCGCAGGGCGCCAGTAGCAATACCGATAGGCCTCACGGAAACCGAAGCGGGCATAGAGCGCCAATGCCGGGTCGTTGCAGGCACCGACTTGCAGCCAGGCGGTCCGGGCGCTGCGCATACGCGCCCACCGCAGCGCCGACGTCAGAATCTCGATTGCCAATCCCTTGCGCCGGTGCTCGGCCGCCACCGACACCGACATGATGCCGGCAAGGTCGTTGTCCTGCACGCAAAGCGTCGTTGCCACCGGTCCAGCCTCGTCATTCTCGATAACGAAAAGACCCGAGGGCGGCTTGATACCGCTCACAACCTCTGCCAGGGCAGGCTTGAGAACGGGATCGGCTTTATCCACCAACAGGCTCGCGTCGACATAGCGGCCGACATCGTGGCTCGGCAGATGATCCAGCGTATCGGGAAGTTCGAGATCGATCAGATCGGTGGTCATGACGATGGTCTCGTCGAACCGCGTCCAACCCTGGCGCTGCAACAGCTCGATCAGCATTGGCGAGGCGAGCGGCGTCTCGCGCACCACCATCGGCCGGCCATAGGCCTCGAACTTGCGCTGCGCCTTCGTCAGCCGGATATCGAGATCGCGGCTGTCGGAGGGATCGAGCGGTACGACGCAGTTCAGCCGTTTCGACGGATGGCCCGCCGTCAACCGCACCTGCCAACTGCCATCATACTGCACGGACGAGGCAGGCCATGCCCGGAAACCGACGGCTTCGAGCCTGCGCACCAAAGGCAGCTTGTTCATCGTGGACTGCGCATGCATTGGAAGGATATCAGCTCCGGTAGTCGCCATTGATGGCAACATATTCCTTGGTGAGGTCGCAGGTCCAGACCGTCGCCCGGCCATTGCCCAGTCCGAGGTCGACTTTCACAGGAATATCCTGCTGCTTCATCACATTGGAGGCTGCTTCCTCGGAATAGGAGGCATCGCGCTCACCGTTGACGGCGACGCGGACGTCGCCAAACCAGATGGCGAGCCTGTCGCGGTCGGCCATTTCGCCGGCCTTGCCGACGGCCATGACGACGCGGCCCCAATTGGCATCCTCGCCGGCGGCAGCGGTCTTGACCAGCGGCGAATTGGCGATCGAGAGCGCAATGCGCTTGGCGGCAGCGTCATTTTCAGCGCCGGTCACGGTGATCTCGAGCATCTTGGTGGCGCCTTCGCCGTCGCGGACCACCTGGATGGCGAGATCCTTCAGGAGCTCGTTCAGCGCCGTACGGAACGCGGCAAGCTTGGGATCCTCGGCGCGCTCGATGCGAGCCTGACCGTCAGCGGCGGCAGCGCCGGTGGCGAACAACATCAGCGTATCCGATGTCGACGTGTCGCTGTCGACCGTCA is part of the Rhizobium sp. CB3090 genome and harbors:
- the grxC gene encoding glutaredoxin 3 produces the protein MASVVIYTREFCGYCTRAKSLLDSKGVDYVEHNATYSPELRQEMISKAKGRSTFPQIFINGEHVGGCDDIHALDQAGKLDLLLAA
- a CDS encoding ComF family protein, producing the protein MGMMGREITVSMLRAGLIKPWSALADLIYPPACAGCGTLTGAHRSLCPACWSGIRFIERPYCEVLGSPFSHDLGTGILSAEAIADPPVFDRLRSAAIHDGVVRDLVLGLKYRDRTDLAPMMAGWMLRASDGTIAACDAIIPVPLHRTRLFSRKYNQAAELARHLARLSGKPLLAATLLRTKRTTQQVGLGARAREDNVRGAFAIPEGRAGDVFGRRIVLVDDVYTTGATVTAATRVLKKAGVADVTVLTFARAVGDPI
- a CDS encoding methyltransferase domain-containing protein encodes the protein MEIVFDQSLLAARRRRALAQGDQKATFLLDIAAHELAERLAVIERHFDEAVELHGATGIAAREAFATGKIGSIRRLESEAGFAAAGEELIEAPLEELPLEAESVNLVLSPLSLHLTNDTPGVFIQIRRALKADGLFLAAIPGSGTLQELREVLLATEIELTGGASPRVIPFADVRDVGGLLQRAGFTLPVIDAETYTVRYDNLFALMRDLRAMGMTNPLADRSRKPLTRAFFLRAAELYAERYSDPDGRIRATFSIIYVSGWTPHESQQKPLQPGSAKARLADALKVEEHKLKQ
- a CDS encoding Flp family type IVb pilin, whose amino-acid sequence is MRTVQRFFHDKTGATVIEYGLIAALMSVAIISGVGAFGNSLSAMFNYISDTVTNSPAN
- the mutT gene encoding 8-oxo-dGTP diphosphatase MutT; translated protein: MSEAGRKIILVAACALIDTDGRILLAQRPEGKSLAGLWEFPGGKVEPGETPEETLVRELQEELGIQTKIACLAPLTFASHTYETFHLLMPLYICRRYEGIPHGREGQAIKWVRPQALRDYPMPPADEPLIPFLQDLL
- a CDS encoding GNAT family N-acetyltransferase translates to MATTGADILPMHAQSTMNKLPLVRRLEAVGFRAWPASSVQYDGSWQVRLTAGHPSKRLNCVVPLDPSDSRDLDIRLTKAQRKFEAYGRPMVVRETPLASPMLIELLQRQGWTRFDETIVMTTDLIDLELPDTLDHLPSHDVGRYVDASLLVDKADPVLKPALAEVVSGIKPPSGLFVIENDEAGPVATTLCVQDNDLAGIMSVSVAAEHRRKGLAIEILTSALRWARMRSARTAWLQVGACNDPALALYARFGFREAYRYCYWRPASEA